The genomic interval TCAGGGAGGCCTCTTCCATCGTCGCGTCAGCGGTGGGGAAAATACCACTGGAGTACATCATGGTCGGATCTAAAAATAACTCAAATAATTCGTTACCCAGATCGTAATGGGCTGCGATGTTACGGCGACTGCCTTTTTCATTGTTCTGATTTAAGCGGTGGAAGAACTTTAAGAAAGGGCCAGAGATCAGCGAGGCAATGCCCCCTTCCATGGCATTCATCAGATCGATATTTCTAGCCATCACGCGCACGGCTTTGGTCAAATCGGGAGTGGTCCAATCACCTGTCATATACGCCTCCGCGGCACCGATACTGCCACCAGTAAGGATATCAACATAGGCGCTAGCATCTTGGATATGCAGTTCTGCATAAAGATCATGATCTGCAGTTAGATTTTCACCAAAGACAAAGGCGTCATCGCCCTCTTTTATCACCAAGCATCCTGTATGCAGTTTTTGTAACTGCCCGTGAATTAGCTTACGCGCCAATTTACGCAAAAAACTCAATCGACTTTTTTTAATATCCAGTTCCGCTACTGACGTGGCCATACCGGAGACTCCTATCTTGTTTTATTGTCGGCCCCTTGAGGGGTAGCCGTTTTGGTTTTTGGGTGATCGTAAAAAGGCACCTTCATCCACAATCTCAAGGCGTGCCAGTAAATACCCCACATCACCTTTACGGTTATTAAAGGGGTTTGGATCAAGCTCTTAGGTAACGCCTGCCAACTGCGCTTTTCCATGGTTAAGGTAGCATCAAAATGCTTTTCATTGTCTGCATCCTGCATAAAGTTATCCATATGCACATGCAGTTTCTCGCCAGGTTCAGAAAACACCCAGCGATAATCCATATTCATTGGGTTAAATGGCGATACATGAAACTGTTTTGCAAAATGGAAAATATGCTTATTATCGCCTTTCAGCTCCACTTTCATGGCCGCGTCGCTTTGCCCTTTCGGCAAGACATAACTATGGCGCTCACCCCAGGGCGTATTGGTTATTTGCGATACGATTGCAACCAGTTGATCGAATTCATCATAGCAATAATAAAAACTTACGGGATTAAAAATGATATTGAAGTGTCTCCCATGAGTGAGCAACATCACTCGCGTAATGTTTTGATATTGTAAACCACGCTCAGCAAAATCCTTTTCCACATGGTCAATAATCGACTGTTTCAAATCTGACTGATTACCTTGAAAGTAATCATCGCGTCTTAGGCTCAACAAATTAAAACGCTCAAGGGAGGCGTACCATTTTCCACGAAAGATCTCAGACCATTCATCAAGATCAATGAACATCATGTACAAAGAGTAGTTCAGCTCATGACGCTTGGGTAAAAAGCGGCGATGGCGTACTTCTCCTTGGTAAATACATGAATTCTTAATGCTCATATCAATCGATTCCAATGCCAAAGTCCTTACACACCATCAGTGCGCTATTCACTCCGTCTTCGTGGAAACCATTTAACCAATAGGCTCCGCAAAAATGCGTGCGATTTTTGCCACTGATGTCGCTATGGCGTTTTTGCGACGCGACACCATCCAGTGTGAAGACGGGGTGTGCATAACGGAACTTAGCAATAATCTTATCAGGGTCAATCTCTTGATTGCGATTTAAGGTAACCAAAAAGGTTTCGTCCGCGTCCTGATAATTTTGCAAGATATTCATATTATAGGTGACCATGGCATATTCGCTTTTACGTTGCGGAATATGATAGTTCCATGCCGCCCATGCCAATTTTCGCTTGGGCATCAAGCGCTCATCTGTGTGTAATACCACGTCGTTCATTTGATAAGGAATGGTGCCCAGAATATGCTCTTCATCCATACTGGCGTCACTTAACATGGACAATGCTTGATCGCTATGACAGGCGAATATTACTTGATCAAACTCGTGAGTGCCTTGATTAGTCGTGATTGTCACACCAGTATCATGGCGCTTCACAGAGGTCACTGGCGTATTTAAATGAATACGTTCTTTAAACGGCGCGGTAATAGGATCAATGTAAGAACGAGAGCCACCGGTCAGCACTCGCCAGGTTGGTCGATCATCGACACTGAGCATGCCATGGTTATTAAAGAATTGAAGGAAGAACTTTAATGGAAAGTCCATCATCACATCCACAGATGCGGACCAAATGGCGCTGCCCATGGGGACAATGTAGTGATGCACAAATTCTTTGCCGTAACCTTGCTCTTCCACAAATTCACCAAGTGTCTGACCCTCGTCTATCTTTTGCTGACTCAATGCGGATACGGTTTCTTTGTTAAAGCGCAGAATGTCCCGCACCATGCGCAAGAAGCGTGGTCGAATTATATTAATACGCTGGGCAAATAAGCTATTCAAGCTGGTGCCGTTGTATTCTAAACCTGAGTTTTCATCGCGCACACTGAAACTCATGTCCGACTCTTCGCTCTCCACACCCAACTTGTCCATTAACTTGATAAAGTTAGGATAGGTCCAGTCGTTAAATACGATAAAGCCGGTATTCACTGGATAGGTTTTACCATTGGATTCAACATCGTAGGTATGTGTGTGGCCGCCAAGGTAATCATTGGCTTCGAATAATGTGATCTCGTGTTTCTGCGATAAAAGATATCCACATGTGAGACCAGAAATACCAGAACCAACAATAGCGATTCTTTGTTGTTCATTATTATTTTGCATCTATTAACTATCCCTAAAAATTAACCAAAACGCTTTTTCAATGCGCCAATCGCCCAACCTAAAACGGGCACGTGCTCATAAAGCAAAGCACCGCCATCAAAATAATCTTTGTGAGAGTAAATTTTATCGTGAAACTTTAATTTCGAAGCACCATCAACGGTGACTGGCTCACCTTTATTGAGCTTGGGATGGACGAAGGTCATCGTCCACGTGATCACGGCTGCGCCATCTTTTACATAGCGATCATGAAACTGGAATTCACAACGGGTTACATTTTCGTACATATCGGCACAGTACTTTAGATACTGCGACATGCCTTCGATTCGATGAAACGGATCAATAAACACAATATCATCGGCATAAACATCTTTTACCAACTCTATGCTGTCTTTATTCAAAGAGTGGTAAAGCTGCTCGAATCGATCAAGAGGATGCTGAGCTAAATCGGTTTGCTGCATATCACTTCCCCTTCTCACGACCTTCGCGCAAGATTTTCTCAGGCACGGGAGTTAGATCATAAATAATGCCCAGCTTACTCATGGCCTTCAAAATATAATAAGAAATATCAATCTCCCACCAGTAAAACCCTTGGCGAGCAGACGTAGCAAATCGATGGTGGTTGTTGTGCCAACCTTCGCCCAAGGTAATTAGGGCTAACCAAAAATTATTTCGACTATCATCGCGGGTTTCAAAACGGCGTTTGCCCCATTGATGACACAAAGAATTAATCGTAAAAGTGCCGTGAAATAAAAGCACCGTAGAAATGAAGTACCCCCAGATCAGCATCTGCCAACCACTAGTACCTAGATTGGGCCATAAGGCATTCAATACTACACCCAAAGCAAACATGCATACCGCCATTAAAACAGGGACGAGACTATCGTAGCGGTTTAGGAATTTAAGCTCTGGAAATTTTGCCCAATCTTTTACCACTGAATAGTCAGTTTTAAAGGCCGCATCACAAGTAAACCATCCCACGTGGCTCCACCAAAAACCGTGTTTCACTGGGCTGTGCAAATCTTCGTCTTCGTCACTATGCTTATGATGTTTGCGGTGATGGGCTGCCCACCAAAGAGGTCCGCGCTGAGATGCGCTATTACCAAGAATCGCGAAGCAAAATTGCCAAAAGCGATTAGTTTTAAAACTGCGGTGGGAAAAATAGCGATGATAAAACGCGGTAATGGCAAACATTCTTACCCAATACATTAGTAAGCATACGGCAACGGCGACGGGACTGATGCCCACCCAAATTACGGCGATACAGGCTAAATGAATAAAGATGAATGGCATGACCCGCAGCCAGTTCATTTCACGGCTTTCGGCGCCGTCTTTTAAGGGGGCGTCTTGCTGTTCAGCGTCCACCCATAACTTGATCGTTCGCCACAACGAGCCAGCGCTTCTGCTAATGCTCATATTAAAGACTCCTGAGAATAAAATTCTTTATTTGAGGCATCCAACTCTTTAAACCACTGCTTAGTTTGTACCACTGCTTGTTTATGATCCACAATCGGGGCTGGATAGCCCAGCTTCTTAACCGTAATGGGATCTGGGTTATGTATTCGCTTATCATCTAAGCTAGCCAGCTCGGGCACGTACTGCCTCAAAAATGTACCTTTACTATCAAAACGTTCACTTTGGCGAATTGGATTAAAAATACGAAAGTATGGAACAGCATCCACACCAGTAGACGCACTCCACTGCCAACCGCCATTGTTACTGGCGAGATCGCCATCGATCAGCTGTTGCATGAAATAGGCCTCACCTAAGCGCCAATCAATAAATAAATGCTTGCTTAAAAACATAGCGGCGACCATGCGCAAACGATTATGCATCCATCCAGTTTGATTTAATTGGCGCATGGCTGCATCAACCAGCGGATAGCCAGTACGACCATCACACCACGCTTGGAACAAGGCTTGATCTTTTTTCCATGGCAAATGATCGGTTTCTTGCTTAAAGGCTTTGTATTGACAAACATGAGGAAAGAAATAAATGAGGTGACGATAAAAATCTCTCCAAATCAATTCAGATTGCCAGGTCGCTATACCCTCAGGCTTGCTTCCCGAAGGGCTCACTTGCTGCGACATCTGCCAACACTGACGAACGCTCAAACTACCGATGGCTAAATAAGGGCTTAGCGTACTAGTGCCATCCAGCGATGGAATATCACGATCACGTTTGTAGGCTTTGATTCGATCTTTACAAAATTCATCCAATGCATCCAGCGCAACCTGTTCACTACCTTGCCAAGGGTCAATATCCACCTGAGCAATAGATTGCAAAGCACTGATATCGGTTTTTACTTTGGGTGCTTGCTGTTTCTTTGGCAACGGATATAAATCCCTCATGTAAATATCCAACTGCGCTAAATATGCCTTCTTAAACGCGGTGAAAACTTTGTAAGGTTGATCTTGTTTGTTAACAATAACACCTGGTTGTATTAAGCACTGATCATGATATTCATGACATTTTATATCCTGTTGCTGTAAAGCTTCTGTCACATTTTTAGTCAGCGCCACTTCATTAACTTCGTATTCAGCATTGCAAAACAGTTGCTCAACATTGTATTGCTGCAAAACACTCACGAATGTTTTAGGAATGGATTTAAAATCCGCGGTATCAATGACAATGAGTGGCACACCCAAAGCCGCAAGTGATTGCGTTAAATCTTCTAACTGCTGACGTATAAGTGATCGCTGGCGTAGAGAGACTTGATGCTCGTCCCATTGTTTTTGCGCTAAGCAATAGAACGCAATGCACTGACCGTTTTTCATGGCATGGAATAGCGCCGGATTGTCGTGAACACGAAGGTCTCGTCGAAACCAAACGGCATTAAAACTAGACATCAAGCGCTCTCCAAATGACTTTCTAGTATCACTTCTGCGGCGGCCATACCACTCAAACAAGCCGACTCGGCATCACTCACTCGCAATGCCTGAGGTTGCTGCTCCGTATAGGCTTTATAGGCGTAATCAGATGCAATTAATAAATCTGGTCTAAGAGTAATATATCCTGATGATAGCCTAATGTCCCTGTCTATTAATTCTTGGCCGATACCGTCCGCATATTGGCTATAAAGCCATCGATGCGTGTGCTGAGCAATTGGACGCAATGGACCCAGAACCGCCTCTGCCGCCTGAATCAACTTTTCACCTACTTTGGCTTTATCATCGTCAAGATGCGTCAAGGAAAATTCGGTAGTTGCTTGCAGCTTTAACAAACTATGACCAGCACTATCCCGTTGAGGTTTGCAATGCTCGAAAGCAATACTGTGCAGAGCATTGTCGTCCAACTTCATAATGGCATCACTGCTCGATATTTTTTTATTGGTCGCCACCAGCGTAACAAAACTTGGATGACAACTGAGTGACGTTAGCGCAGATTTAATCTTGGCAAACTCATTTGGCAATATGGCCGATGCCTGTTGTGCTGGAGCCGTTATAATCACGTGAGAAGCACTCACGTCCGTTTTCTTCCCTTCCGTGTTTTCAAGCGACAACTGCCAGCCACCATTTACGCTTGATGCCAAAGAAAGCACACGAGTAGACAGTAGAAAATCACAATTCTCTGTTAGGGCTCGCGTGACCACCGAGTTGCGTCCGCGACCGCAATAAAAATCGTGATCGTCTCGTTGAAACCACAAATCAATTTGTTCATTTTTTTGTAATGTTGCGAGACGCGCTTGCCATTGTGCACTGTTGGCTTCGAATGCACTTAGCCCCATATCAAAGCCAACCGAATGCTCATCGTCACATTGCAGGCGCTTACTAGACGCACGCCCGCCAGTGCCGCGCGCCTTATCGATTAACAAAACTCGATGTCCTTGAGCCTGCAAAGTATAAGCGGCATTCACGCCCGCCAAACCCGCTCCGATGATGATAATTGGATAGTGCTGCATATGATGATAAAACCTTATCTGATACCATGCATTTTGTGAGCCTTTTACGCTCCACGGACTGACTCAGATCACTGCTGCGACAAAGTTTTGCTTTACCAGAACTCGCCATTGATTTACTTTAAAAAAAAGCATTTAAAAAGGATATTTCCTTGAGTTACTCGCGAAGTGAGTCCAACAATAAGCTGGGCGAACTCATTGTTAAATTGGCCGAAGATCAAGACCAGCGCACCTTTGCAGAGCTATTCGAATTGTCATCTTCTCGCTTGAAGGCCTATGCACTTCGTTGCGGTGCCAATGACAGTGAAGCCGAAGAATTGGTGCAGGAGTGTTTGCTCACTGTTTGGCGTAAAGCGCACCTTTATAATCCAAAGGCGGCCAGTGCCAGTACATGGTTATATACCATCATCCGGAATAAGCGTATCGACCTAGCGCGCAAGAATAAATTGGATGTCATACATTCCGAGGATTTGTGGCCAGACTGGGAAGACGATCAAGAGGGCTCAGAGGATGTAGAATCTGAGGTCGAACGTGATCTGAATGGGAAGGTTATCCGTACACTACTACAAGCCTTACCAGATGAGCAGAAACAGATCGTCTTTAAGGTGTATTTTGAAGGTAAGTCCCATAGCGAAATTGCTGGGGAATTGGACCTACCTCTAGGAACCATCAAGTCTAGGCTACGCCTAGCGATGAAAAAGTTAGATACCCTAGCAAAAGAGCAGGTAACATGGCTAATTATCATCCTAACGCTGAACTTTTAATGCAGTTCGCTGCAGGGCAGCTCGACAACGCCCTAGGCATTATGGTGGCCTGCCACATTCAGCAGTGTCCCCATTGTCGCAATCAGGTCCGAACGTACGAGCGCCTGGGCGGTGAGCTGCTAGAAACAATGTGGACAAAAGCCGACGACAACATTGTCGTTAGCGAAGATTTATTAAGTAAAACGATCGCCCGCTTGGGAGACAGTCGCTCGTCGTCAGCATCAGCTGAGGATACGGGTGTAGACAAAAATATTCCCAAGCCATTGCGTCGTTTCGTACCCAAGAATTTCGACGACTTGCCTTGGTATGGCTTTAGCAGCAATATCCAACAGTATGATCTTAATTTTGGCGACGACAATCAGTACGTTGCCAAGTTTTACAAAATTAAGGCGGGCAAAGAGTTACCTGAGCATACACACAAGGGCAACGAGTTTACTTTAGTGATGAGTGGAGCCTTCAGTGACGAGGCTGGCAGCTACCATAGTGGTGACTTCATTCTCGCAAACGAGCAGACTCAACACAGCCCTCGTGCTCATAACGACATGGATTGTATCTGCTTTGCGGTTATGGATGCGCCCTTGAAACTGACTGGTTTCTGGGGAGCTCTTATTAACCCATTCTTACGCTGATGTGTATTGCCACATCAAGCATACTAAAAAAGGGGCGCTAGCCCCTTTTTAATTTTCTAATGTAAGCAAATTATCAATATCACAGACCATCAAACTGGCAAATGCTGTAGATATTAAAGCCAGCGTCCCTCAGGCGCTCACTGCCCTTTAGGTCTGGTAGATCAATGATAGCCGCTACTTCCAATACATTCGCATCCAGCTTCTTGATCAGCTCGCAGGCCGCTAGCATGGTTCCCCCAGTTGCGATTAAATCATCCATTACCACTACGTTATCGCCGGCTTTTAGAGCATCTGTGTGCAGCTCGATCTCTGCTTCGCCGTACTCGAGTTTGTAGCTTTGGCTCACGGTTTCGTAAGGGAGTTTTCCTTTTTTACGCACCGGCACCAACGGTACTCCCAACTCATATGCTAAAGGCGCACCAAGGATAAAGCCACGGGCATCAATGGCAGCGACCGCATCCACAGTTTCTTTTTGGTAACGGTGTACAAAGCTATCGATTAGTTTTCTAAAAATATGGGCGTCTTGCAGCAAGGGCATGATATCGCGAAACATCACACCTTCATCTGGCCAGTTCTCTATCGTTCGAACCGCTTGCTTAATTTCGTTTTCGTATGCAGACATGTTTTTCTCTGGTCAAATCCATTCACAAAATCAGGTGACTAGATTTTAGTCAATTTACTGCATGCACCATTCTAAAGCCAAAATTCCGCTTTCCACTGACACCCTATTTTTTGGACGCTCTATACTGGTTCACACAAGGTTTACTATTAGCACTCATGAGCACCTTAAGAGTGCTCAAACCCGCCATTTTACGGGGATTTTAATATTTTTTAACCCTCTGGTCAGGTTATTGGTGAAATTATAACTTCACCCCCTATAATAGGCCAAAACACAGTCTGCAAAGACTTAAAACTATAAACGACCAAAACCTTAGATAACCCTAGGAACACAACCTATGCTTGAGAAACTCTTTAAGCTGAGTCAATTCGGCACTACACCTAAAACCGAGGTCATAGCCGGTTTCACCACCTACCTAACTATGGCCTATATCATTTTTGTTAACCCAGCCATCCTTGCCGATGCCGGTATGGACAAGGGCGCTGTTTTTGTCGCCACCTGTATTGCCGCAGCTATCGGTTGTTTCATCATGGGTTTTTGGGCCAACTTACCTGTTGCCCTCGCTCCAGGTATGGGTCTTAACGCCTTCTTCACCTATGGCGTCGTATTAGGTATGGGACATGACTGGCAAACTGCACTCGGTGCTGTGTTCTTCAGTGGTGTGCTCTTCATCATATTGAGTGTCTTGCGCATTCGCGAAATGATCATTAACGCGATACCATCAGCGCTTAAGCTCGCAATTGCCGCTGGTATCGGTGCGTTCCTTGCGCTTATCGCGCTGAAAAGTGCTGGTATCATTGTGGATCATCCAGCAACGCTTGTGACACTAGGCGAAATCAACGAATTCAAACCAGCTATCGCATTGGCTGGCTTCTTCGCCATCATTGCATTGGTTCAGCGCAATGTGCCAGGAGCCGTAATGCTCGTCATTCTTGCTGTTTCTGCTATCGGTATCGCGGTAGGAGATGTTGAATATGCAGGCATCATGTCTATGCCACCATCAATGGCGCCAACCTTCATGCAAATGGATCTGGCAGCCGCTCTTGATGTCGCCATGATCAGTGTAATCTTTGCTTTCCTATTCGTAGATTTGTTTGACACCAGCGGTACGCTAATCGCAGTGACACAGCGTGCGGGTTTAACCACTTCAGATGGTAAGGTACCTCGTTTACGTCAAGCATTAATGGCCGATAGTTCAGCAACTATTGCCGGCGCTGCCTTAGGTACATCAACTACTACCAGCTATATCGAAAGTGCTTCTGGCGTTGCTGCAGGTGGTCGAACTGGTCTAACGGCCATCACCGTTGGTTTATTATTCCTCGTGAGCATTTTCTTTGCACCACTAGCTGGGATGATCCCTGCCTACGCAACAGCTGGCGCAATCCTTTATGTTTCCGTCTTGATGATGTTTAGCCTTAAAGACGTAAATTGGGAAGACCTAACCGAATCTGCGCCCGTTGTGGTTGTGTTATTGCTAACACCTCTCACATTTTCTATCGCACACGGTATTACGCTTGGCTTCATCACCTATGCAGCAGCAAAACTGTTGGGTAATAAGCGTGAAGATGTTACCGTAAGCGTGTGGATTATTTCCGCGCTATTATTATTAAAGGTTATCTTTATCGGATAAAACAACATAGGAGAAAGTATGGATTCGATAGTAAACTGGGTAAATGAAAACCAAGAGCTGATTATCGACCATACTTTCGATGCCTTGATTGCCCTCCTCATTTTTGTGGTGGGCATCAAAATTTCCAGTATTATTGCCAACCTATTAGCCGCAATCCTCAATAAACGTAATACCGACCTTGCCGTTGTGGGCTTTGTAAAAAGCTTATTCAAAGCCATACTCATCACCTGCGTTATCATCATTGCTTTAAGTCATGCAGGGGTGGAAACCACCAGTTTCATTGCCATTTTAGGTGCCGCTGGTCTTGCTATCGGCTTATCACTACAAGGCTCTTTATCCAACTTTGCTTCTGGCATTCTTATTTCCGTATTTCGTCCTTTTAAGGCGGGGGATTATATTGAAGCAGGCGGTACCGCAGGTATCGTACAAAAAATCGAAATCTTCTTTACCTATTTAAACACGCCCGATAATAAGCAAGTGGTTGTTCCCAATAGCCAGATCACTTCAAGCAACATCGTTAATTATTCAAGCAATGCGACTCGCCGTGTTGATCTCATTATTGGCGTCGCGTACGAAGCCGATTTAAGAGAAGCACAAAAAGTCATCAAACAATGCTTAGATCAGCACGAAAAAGTGCTATCAGATCCAGAGTATTTGGTAGGCGTAGATGCACTGGCAGATTCCAGTGTGAATATCCTTTTGCGTGCATGGGTGAAAAGTGAAGACTTTTTGACCACTCGACTCGAACTCAACGAGCAAATTAAACTTGAGCTTGATGCTAACAATATCTCTATTCCATTCCCGCAAATGGATGTTCGCATCAGCAACTCTTAAACTATTTTTATGACTTATTACTATCCATGGGGAGCATTATGATTCGCTTTGGCAGCCTTTTATTAACCAGTTTATTGGCAAGCAACGTCGCCATGGCTGAAGAAGAAACCTCTAATAAAAACAATACGGATGCGCAATCGGAAGAGAAAAAGGCCATCGAGGGTGAATTCGAACTAGGCTTTATCAGTACGACAGGCAATACTGAAACCAGCTCTCTGAAAAGCAAGTTAGCGGTCATTCACGACTTAGATCATTGGCGCAACAACTATCAGTTCAGTAGTTTTTACAAAGATGAAACTGTTGAAGAAAACGGCGTCGAAACAACAGAGGTGAGTGCAGAAAAATACTTTGCCTCAGTGCAGGGCGACTATAAGCTCATTAACAACGGTTCCGCGCTGTTCCTTTATGCCTCTTATGAAGATGACCGATTTAGCGGTTACAACTACCAACAATCTTACGCATTAGGTTATTCAAACCAAGTGCTAAACAATAAAGTGCATAAACTTAATTACAATGTGGGTCCTGGTTATAGCTTTAGCGAACTTAACGACGGCGACACCGAAGAAGGTGGTTTCTTGCGTTTGGCGGTTGATTATCGCTATCGAATCAGTGAAAACGCCCGCTTTACTCAAAAAATCAGCACACAAGCAGCTTTCGAGAGCGATGATAATACCAAGAGCAAGTCAGAAACGGGCTTGGCTGCGACCTTAATTGGAAACTTGAGTATAAAAGCCGCGATTACAGTGGACCATAATACAAACGTTCCAGACGATACAGAGAAGACAGATACAGAAACCAGCCTTTCAATTTTGTATCTGTTTTAAAGAAATATCTTACATCCAGAAAAAGTCAGCTTAGCTGGCTTTTTTTTTGACCGAATGTCTTGAGGTTTGAAACGGTGATACCAACATACCTATGAATGATTGAGTCACTTTTGCATCCGTAAATTCTCGCAGACCAATGCGCATTTTTTCATGCCCAAACCGTGGTTGATCGACATAGGATCTAAATACTCGATCCCATATCGACAAATTAAAACCAAAATTAGAGTCCGTCTCTTCAGGTCTTTGTGAATGATGAACCCTATGCATGTCAGGTGTGACAATCAACAAGCGCAGCCATTTATCAAATGTAAGCGGTAATCTTAAGTTTGCATGATTAAACATGGCGGTACCATTCAAAATCACCTCGAACAAAATAATAGCGACAGCATCAACGCCGAATAACAGAACCGCGATAAATTTAATGAAAAGTGACAAGGCAATTTCAATGGGATGAAAACGAGAACCAGTGGTGACATCGATATTTTGATCCATATGATGCACTCGATGTAATCGCCATAACACGGGCACTGAATGAAACAAGCGATGTTGCCAGTAGATCAGACAGTCTAAAAGCAACAAGCTCAATATAACTTGAAGCGCAAAATTTGGTTGCCAAACATTAAATATTCCCCACTGCTTTTGTTCGACCCACAACGCTACGGCAACCGTTGTAGTAGGAATAAATACTCGCATGACAAAGCTATTAAAGAAGACCAGACCAAGGTTATTGCCCCAACGATAGAGCTTTGATCCAGACAGGGGACGTCGTGGAAAACACTGCTGTACTAAAAATAAGAAGCTTAACAAACCAAAGAAAACGCTCATGCGTACCTGTGGTTCATATTGGATAATCCAGTCTTGCATGGGGTTCACTCAGCTAGTGTTATTGGAATGACCACAATTACCACCAAGGCGGTACGCCATAGCGGTCGAGCAAGCGTTCTAAGCGACCATCTTGCTTCATGGCTTTTGTAGTCTCATCTACCCATTTTACGTATTGCTTACTGGATTCCAATGCAGGGCTGCAAGCAATATACATAGCTACTGGAGGAATTAAGTTACCTGCACTTTTAAGGTAACCTACCAAGCCCAT from Bermanella marisrubri carries:
- a CDS encoding DUF1365 domain-containing protein; translated protein: MSIKNSCIYQGEVRHRRFLPKRHELNYSLYMMFIDLDEWSEIFRGKWYASLERFNLLSLRRDDYFQGNQSDLKQSIIDHVEKDFAERGLQYQNITRVMLLTHGRHFNIIFNPVSFYYCYDEFDQLVAIVSQITNTPWGERHSYVLPKGQSDAAMKVELKGDNKHIFHFAKQFHVSPFNPMNMDYRWVFSEPGEKLHVHMDNFMQDADNEKHFDATLTMEKRSWQALPKSLIQTPLITVKVMWGIYWHALRLWMKVPFYDHPKTKTATPQGADNKTR
- a CDS encoding NAD(P)/FAD-dependent oxidoreductase, giving the protein MQHYPIIIIGAGLAGVNAAYTLQAQGHRVLLIDKARGTGGRASSKRLQCDDEHSVGFDMGLSAFEANSAQWQARLATLQKNEQIDLWFQRDDHDFYCGRGRNSVVTRALTENCDFLLSTRVLSLASSVNGGWQLSLENTEGKKTDVSASHVIITAPAQQASAILPNEFAKIKSALTSLSCHPSFVTLVATNKKISSSDAIMKLDDNALHSIAFEHCKPQRDSAGHSLLKLQATTEFSLTHLDDDKAKVGEKLIQAAEAVLGPLRPIAQHTHRWLYSQYADGIGQELIDRDIRLSSGYITLRPDLLIASDYAYKAYTEQQPQALRVSDAESACLSGMAAAEVILESHLESA
- a CDS encoding nuclear transport factor 2 family protein, translated to MQQTDLAQHPLDRFEQLYHSLNKDSIELVKDVYADDIVFIDPFHRIEGMSQYLKYCADMYENVTRCEFQFHDRYVKDGAAVITWTMTFVHPKLNKGEPVTVDGASKLKFHDKIYSHKDYFDGGALLYEHVPVLGWAIGALKKRFG
- a CDS encoding ChrR family anti-sigma-E factor → MANYHPNAELLMQFAAGQLDNALGIMVACHIQQCPHCRNQVRTYERLGGELLETMWTKADDNIVVSEDLLSKTIARLGDSRSSSASAEDTGVDKNIPKPLRRFVPKNFDDLPWYGFSSNIQQYDLNFGDDNQYVAKFYKIKAGKELPEHTHKGNEFTLVMSGAFSDEAGSYHSGDFILANEQTQHSPRAHNDMDCICFAVMDAPLKLTGFWGALINPFLR
- a CDS encoding acyl-CoA desaturase; amino-acid sequence: MSISRSAGSLWRTIKLWVDAEQQDAPLKDGAESREMNWLRVMPFIFIHLACIAVIWVGISPVAVAVCLLMYWVRMFAITAFYHRYFSHRSFKTNRFWQFCFAILGNSASQRGPLWWAAHHRKHHKHSDEDEDLHSPVKHGFWWSHVGWFTCDAAFKTDYSVVKDWAKFPELKFLNRYDSLVPVLMAVCMFALGVVLNALWPNLGTSGWQMLIWGYFISTVLLFHGTFTINSLCHQWGKRRFETRDDSRNNFWLALITLGEGWHNNHHRFATSARQGFYWWEIDISYYILKAMSKLGIIYDLTPVPEKILREGREKGK
- a CDS encoding adenine phosphoribosyltransferase, whose amino-acid sequence is MSAYENEIKQAVRTIENWPDEGVMFRDIMPLLQDAHIFRKLIDSFVHRYQKETVDAVAAIDARGFILGAPLAYELGVPLVPVRKKGKLPYETVSQSYKLEYGEAEIELHTDALKAGDNVVVMDDLIATGGTMLAACELIKKLDANVLEVAAIIDLPDLKGSERLRDAGFNIYSICQFDGL
- the phrB gene encoding deoxyribodipyrimidine photo-lyase — its product is MSSFNAVWFRRDLRVHDNPALFHAMKNGQCIAFYCLAQKQWDEHQVSLRQRSLIRQQLEDLTQSLAALGVPLIVIDTADFKSIPKTFVSVLQQYNVEQLFCNAEYEVNEVALTKNVTEALQQQDIKCHEYHDQCLIQPGVIVNKQDQPYKVFTAFKKAYLAQLDIYMRDLYPLPKKQQAPKVKTDISALQSIAQVDIDPWQGSEQVALDALDEFCKDRIKAYKRDRDIPSLDGTSTLSPYLAIGSLSVRQCWQMSQQVSPSGSKPEGIATWQSELIWRDFYRHLIYFFPHVCQYKAFKQETDHLPWKKDQALFQAWCDGRTGYPLVDAAMRQLNQTGWMHNRLRMVAAMFLSKHLFIDWRLGEAYFMQQLIDGDLASNNGGWQWSASTGVDAVPYFRIFNPIRQSERFDSKGTFLRQYVPELASLDDKRIHNPDPITVKKLGYPAPIVDHKQAVVQTKQWFKELDASNKEFYSQESLI
- a CDS encoding NAD(P)/FAD-dependent oxidoreductase; translation: MQNNNEQQRIAIVGSGISGLTCGYLLSQKHEITLFEANDYLGGHTHTYDVESNGKTYPVNTGFIVFNDWTYPNFIKLMDKLGVESEESDMSFSVRDENSGLEYNGTSLNSLFAQRINIIRPRFLRMVRDILRFNKETVSALSQQKIDEGQTLGEFVEEQGYGKEFVHHYIVPMGSAIWSASVDVMMDFPLKFFLQFFNNHGMLSVDDRPTWRVLTGGSRSYIDPITAPFKERIHLNTPVTSVKRHDTGVTITTNQGTHEFDQVIFACHSDQALSMLSDASMDEEHILGTIPYQMNDVVLHTDERLMPKRKLAWAAWNYHIPQRKSEYAMVTYNMNILQNYQDADETFLVTLNRNQEIDPDKIIAKFRYAHPVFTLDGVASQKRHSDISGKNRTHFCGAYWLNGFHEDGVNSALMVCKDFGIGID
- a CDS encoding sigma-70 family RNA polymerase sigma factor; its protein translation is MSYSRSESNNKLGELIVKLAEDQDQRTFAELFELSSSRLKAYALRCGANDSEAEELVQECLLTVWRKAHLYNPKAASASTWLYTIIRNKRIDLARKNKLDVIHSEDLWPDWEDDQEGSEDVESEVERDLNGKVIRTLLQALPDEQKQIVFKVYFEGKSHSEIAGELDLPLGTIKSRLRLAMKKLDTLAKEQVTWLIIILTLNF